Sequence from the Catenuloplanes indicus genome:
GAGCACGCGAGACCGGCGGATCGTCGCAGGGACACTGCGACGATCCGCCGGTCTCGGCGTATGCGCACCTTGACGATGACGTCGACTGCTGCTGAACACGCGCAGGCAGCATCGCGGCGAGGGGTGTGGACACATCCTCAGGCGATGCGGACATGCGTGAGCACGCGGGGGGCCGCGTGCTCAGATTGCCCAGCAGTCAGGAGCGACGCCGCGGCGACGACCACGAATCCGTGTCGTCGTCTACGGTGTCGTCCTCGTCGTCATCGTCGAGGCGTTCATTGTGCTCGTCGTCGAAGTCGTGTTCCGACCTCGAACCGCCGGTAAGCTCCCGCTGCAAGGCGGCGAGGTCGGTGTTCGGGGAGTGATACTTCAACTCCCGCGCCACCTTCGTCTGCTTGGCCTTGGCTCGGCCGCGCCCCATGGCTCGACCCCCTCGCACAGAATTCGGGGCAGCCCGAAGGCGGGCCCCGATGACGTCAGGCATCTCTCGTGGCTCTTACGGTACATGGGCGAGGCGACGTTCGGCACCTCGGGTAGCGCACGTTGCCCCTCGCGCGTCGCTAAAAGGCCCGGCGCGGCAGAAGAATCCCCCGAAGCCGCCCGACTTCGGCCATTCTGCGCTCGGCCAGCCGGTCCGCGGCCACCGCCGGCGGCACGCCGTCCGACTCCGCGAGCCGGAGGATCTCCTTCGTAGTGTCGTAGATCTTGCTCGCCCGGAGCTTCGCGCGCTCGAAGTTGAAGCCCTCGATCTCGTCCGCGACCTGAATCACGCCGCCCGCGTTCACGAGGTAGTCCGGCGCGTACAGGATGCCGCGCTCCTCCAGCAGCTTCTCCACGCCCGGGTGGGCCAGCTGGTTGTTCGCGGCGCCGACCAC
This genomic interval carries:
- a CDS encoding DUF3073 domain-containing protein, with product MGRGRAKAKQTKVARELKYHSPNTDLAALQRELTGGSRSEHDFDDEHNERLDDDDEDDTVDDDTDSWSSPRRRS